The Polyodon spathula isolate WHYD16114869_AA chromosome 13, ASM1765450v1, whole genome shotgun sequence genome includes a region encoding these proteins:
- the LOC121325747 gene encoding cell division control protein 42 homolog, with protein sequence MQTIKCVVVGDGAVGKTCLLISYTTNKFPSEYVPTVFDNYAVTVMIGGEPYTLGLFDTAGQEDYDRLRPLSYPQTDVFLVCFSVVSPSSFENVREKWIPEISHHCPRTPFLLVGTQVDLRDDPNTVEKLAKNKQRPLAPETAEKLARDLRAVKYVECSALTQRGLKNVFDEAILAALEPPEIKQKRKCNLL encoded by the exons ATGCAGACGATAAAGTGTGTTGTAGTGGGGGACGGAGCAGTGGGTAAAACCTGCCTCCTCATATCCTACACCACAAACAAGTTCCCCTCGGAGTACGTGCCAACA GTTTTTGATAACTACGCGGTGACGGTGATGATTGGGGGAGAGCCCTACACTCTGGGGCTGTTCGACACCGCGG GTCAGGAGGATTATGACCGTCTGCGTCCGCTCAGCTACCCTCAGACTGACGTCTTCCTGGTCTGCTTCTCTGTCGTCTCACCCTCCTCCTTCGAGAACGTACGAGAGAAG TGGATTCCTGAGATCTCTCATCACTGCCCCCGCACCCCCTTCCTGCTGGTGGGCACGCAGGTTGACCTTCGCGACGACCCCAACACTGTGGAGAAGCTGGCGAAGAACAAGCAGAGACCCCTTGCACCCGAGACCGCTGAGAAGCTAGCGCGGGACCTGAGGGCTGTCAAATATGTGGAGTGCTCTGCCCTCACACAG CGCGGTTTGAAGAACGTTTTCGACGAGGCAATTCTTGCAGCGCTGGAGCCTCCCGAGATCAAACAGAAAAGAAAGTGCAACCTGTTGTGA